A DNA window from Siniperca chuatsi isolate FFG_IHB_CAS linkage group LG6, ASM2008510v1, whole genome shotgun sequence contains the following coding sequences:
- the sid1 gene encoding secreted immunoglobulin domain 1, with protein sequence MESVLVCVILLSLSGFRGERRATALPAPTVQVRAGEDATLQCPLLDASNASSAAAPSTLSWYRKAAGQSPQLLLSFRSTNASSVKYGSGVGPDKVSAAADGSLLLRGSQRSDAAVYYCAISRGGRQKKKATRRRR encoded by the exons ATGGAGTCTGTGCTGGTCTGCGTGATCCTCCTCTCGCTCAGCG GTTTCCGGGGGGAGCGGCGTGCCACCGCCCTGCCGGCCCCCACCGTGCAGGTGAGGGCCGGGGAGGACGCCACCCTGCAGTGCCCCCTGCTGGACGCCTCCAATGCCTCCTCCGCCGCTGCCCCCTCCACCCTCAGCTGGTACAGGAAGGCGGCGGGGCAGAgtcctcagctgctgctgagcttcAGGTCCACCAACGCCTCCAGCGTGAAGTACGGCTCCGGCGTCGGTCCCGATAAAGTCTCGGCTGCAGCCGACGGCTCGCTGCTGCTGCGCGGCTCCCAGCGGAGCGACGCTGCAGTTTATTACTGCGCCATCAGTCGGGGAGGGCGGCAGAAGAAGAAAGCAACAAGGAGACGAAGATGA